The sequence below is a genomic window from Plasmodium cynomolgi strain B DNA, chromosome 4, whole genome shotgun sequence.
gtaaataaaaatattaactgcTTCTATTAGTGAATCCTTTTTGTGGACCTCGTTATCCTTAATGACACTGTCAAAGCAATCTGATGGATGCAGCTTGGTATGTGAAGGACAGGCTACCCCTACTATGGAGTCGTCCTCTACTTGTACTTCGCATACGTAATTCTTCGGCACGTCTTCCCACCTCTGactaaaggaaaaatgagtTGAGTAATCCCCAACAAAATCACATCcaaatatattcacataGTTTGGCTTCACCACAATTTTAACGATTCCGGTTTTACCTCTTCTACTCTCATTCAACGTTAGCGAATTGTCgcacgaaataaaaaattttgcttcctttagaaggagaggagaaaaaaaaatcatcccAGCATAAGTGTTTTCACTAACTTCTATTTCGTGATTCACGAATTCTATAACAtcgtttatgttttttattgttaggatgtccttttttgttttttcctcctgaTCTTTGGGATGgtccaaattttttgcatcttcGATTGTTGCTTTGGGTCTTTCCGTCTTTAAAGCGAcgattattttgttccccaTATCGTCATAGTCTAccttcatttcgtttttatctctatccttttcgttttcttttatctTAGATCCATCCTCAGTTACGTCTTTATTTGTGGAGTCTTTCAATTTTCCTTGTACTAGTTCTAtgaccattttttctttctccgcTTCACTTCGCTGGTCTTTGTTGGAGTCCTTCTCCATGACGTATACATACTCGAAGAAATTTTCGGGGCTGATTTTGGACTGCCTGAAGTGTTGTGCATTCCTCAAGGGGCACACGACCTTAACGGAACTGAATTCTGATGCCGCTACGGTTATTTCGTGTACCTGTTTTGTGCGCATTGGGTTCAGcacgttttcttcttccacttcgtcGTCGCTCTCCGCATCATCTCCGTCCTCCTCtgcgtcctcctcctctccttcttcttcttcatctcctAGGTCGAGTAGCTCCACGGTGGTGCGCCCAGCGTTTGGTTCTACCTCTCCCGTTTTCTTCGCTGCACCCCCCTGTGTGTCTACCCCGCCTTGCAGTTTCTGGCGACTTCCCTTAGCTCGCTTCCCCTTAGGCATCGCATCGATATCCAACACGTTCTCCGAGCTGATATTGAGTGGGCCAGaagaaaaatcataaaaGTAGCTAGCCTGTTCGAATGCAAAGATATTATGACTGATCTCTTTCTTGAACCAGTTATTCAAGTCATCCCCGATGATATTAATTTGGATAATACCCGTTTTGATTAGCTTCACGGAGTtacatttgcaaaatattttcatcgaTTTGGGTATCTTCTTCGGAAGGATGATATAAGAAGGAGTATAATTAacgtcatatattttattcttaagaATGCGTACCCCTTTGAGTAGCTTATCCAGTTTGTGTGTTTCTAGTTCTTTGTCTACCCCTTCAATTTGCACAGACTCGAAGCAATTTTCAGGAGCTGTGAGGAAATTATGAGGACAGCTGAACCCAACTACGTCATTCTCTATGGCTTCAATATTACagtatatgttttttccctccactAGTTCGATCTCAAATTCGAATGAgttatttttgtacatactAGTCCCttctgtttttctttctcctgtTTTAGATGTGAGTTGGTGTACCTGGTTTCTAACATCTGAAGGGTCAATAAAATCGCATcccaaaattttgttgttatttttttttacaaaaatggatgCATGACCGATGATACGATTAACTCCATCTTCTGCCATATTCTCACAGGAgaaactaaaattttttgacgAGTCTGCATAGGGAGATATAATAAGTTCCAATTCTCCCttatcaaaaaaggagacattATTCTCGTTAGTTTTATTTACGATGATGGTTCCGAAGAGCAGATTGTTCAATCCTTTCACTAAGGAGCTGGGGTCGTTACCCAAACTGGATGAGTACACCAGACGGGGTGCACTAAGTTGGAGTCCCttagaaaaagaggaggggCCTTTCTCACTAGAAGGCAGactttccttcttcttagAGGGACATTTAATCGCAAATTTGTCAAAAGCGCTCAAGTCTATGTTGCATTTGTAGATGATAGTATGGTCTGGGTAATTCTCCACCTTGGGGGGGTTGTCCCGATAATGCTGAATCTGTTTCTTAACATACTCGATGTATTGCTTCTTCATAATTTCCTTTCTGAGCTTAAAATTCAAGCTGAAGTGTGTGAATTCATCGTGTTTGTATAGCAGGATATTCTGCAGATATTTATTCAATAGCTTCTCCATGTCTACATTAGATCGATCCAAGATGTTGTAATGTTGGTCGGTAAAATCGCAAACGTACGTGTCTTTGGTATAGTACGGGGGGACATCAAGAACTAGCTTTTTTTCCGTGTCGTATTTTTCCTTAGATGTAGAAGTTGGGTTCTGGGGCAGGTTCAGGAATATGGTGCCCACATTCTTGCTATCATAATCCTCACAGGTACAGTAAAAATTGAGGTCCTTCGTATTGCTCATCTTCGATATGATcaaaaaagcagaagaatttttcaataaataattcGTATTAATTACCTTAACGtcattgaaaatattttccacgttttctacattttccTGATCCATggtactttttatatatacattgtGGAAGCAGTTATTTGGGttaattttcccatttgggcaGTTCAAACTAACGATAATGTTTTCCTTCAAGTTCACGTGGCACTCCTTATTATCGCTAGTAAGTGAATGCACCTCGGAGTAGTAGAACGTCTTGTTGGAATTTCCAGAAAAATCACATCCATAAAACCTTTTCTTCGTTACTCTCTTGGGTATTTTTACAACAAcgactcccttttttccctttttatttccaataaCTGTCTCGGAGTTATCACAGGAGagctttattattatatcgTTCTTCACAATCAACGGGGTGATAAATGTgaatcttcctttttctccaaattttttacttcgaTTCAGGATTATCGTTCCTGGGAGGATATCTTGCagcttcattttgctgttcATGTGGACTACGTCTTCGAACTCTTCGGGCACGTACTTGATTTGCTTATACTTGCTGAGTTCCTCCTCGCTCAGGATCAACTCCTCAGCTGGGAGGGTACTGTGGCTCCCACTGCGGGCCGCCATTCCAGCAGCACTGGCAGCACTAGCAACGCTTCCAACGCTGCGCATTCCACGCACTGTGCTGAATCGGGTGACCCCAGACGGGTTAACGTTCCTTGGGCAGCGTACCTCCACGAGACTGAGGTTTTCCTCCAATTCGACGAAGCAGGAGTTGATGGCGGGGAGCTCATCCTGGGGAGCCAAGGAGCTGTCCTCCCTTGTAAAATCACAAATATGCTTCTTTCTCATTATTGGTATGGGTCTCCTATTGACAAATTCGTTCCCTATGAGGAAGTCTGACTCGTACAGGcgatcaattttttgtacattgGTGATACCCCTATTGGAGATATTCAACTcgatattaattttattttccttcttagGAGCTGCTACCAACCCTGCTGCTGTCTCCTCCGATGATGGTGGTTCCTCATTACAATAGCAGAATATGTTTAGATATCCGACAAAGCTTTGCGGGATCTTCAAATAGGAGACCCCCTTATCATTGGtgaaatttttgaaatcctTATCGTAGCTGCTAAGCTGGACAAGTGCATCTGAACTGTCATACGCTGTTTGGAAACACCCAGGGGGGGTTAAATATAATCCGTTCTGAATTGGACAAATAATACCTATGTACTCAATTTCTCCATTACTTTGGATTACGCAATCTTGGTGAGAAcctacttttattttttttttcaaaatgctGCTTTCTTCCTTATGCTTGTAGAAGTGACACCCATGGACTTCCCTTCCTTCGGTTCTGAGATGAACGGACATAATTCCGTTATTCCCTGtgttacccatttttttcgttttatcaTTAATGCAAGCGAATTCGATGATGGCATCACGTTTTATGTAAGGTGGGAGTTGAAAGATGAAGAGTCCATGGTGGATATTGTTCGGACGTCCCAAATGGCTAGCATACATTTGAttcatttcgtcattttcgTCTGGTGGTAGAGTCGGATCTTCCACCCCTGCATCtgtcttttttattctagcTATTTTTATGCGAACCGTATCTTTGATTAGAACCCCTGGAATCATTTCATCAATTCGTTTTACAGTTTGCATGTAGCGGTTTATTACGTAAGAAGGAGCTTCCTTCGGGAGGTGAAAGGACTtcgaataattatttctcttCTTCCCGAAGGCCCTTATTTGTTCCTTTATGCCTGGATTTCCATATTGGTAAAGCAAATCGGAGAGGATCTTCTCATTCTGTTCATCGATGAGGTTGGTAGGGCAGTTCAGGGCGATATATTCCATTGGCTTGGGAAAAACTTCACAGATGTAATTTACTGGGTTCTTCCTCGTTGGCTTAAGGACTGAATTATTTCCCATGAAATCGCAAAGGTGGGTCCTCATCGGGTGTGATATCACAGATTGGTAGGTCACTTTAGGAATGGGATTATAATCATACAGTTGGTCCTCATTTATGTAATTTACAATCACCCTCTTTTCTATCTTATTTTTGTCACTCTCCTGGACGCAGAAGCATTCGAAGGAGTAGGACCTACTCAGGCTGCTGGTAAATGCGGCTAGAGAGAGGCTTGGATCcttatatgaataaataacaaTATTCTGCGCGAAGAGTTCCCTTAAGGGGTAGAGGTACCCATGGTAGTACAACTCGGTGAAGCAGGAACTCGGCTTCTTCACTGTTCCATGTGGACATCTAAATCCAAAGCTACTATTCGAAGTTACATTAATTTCGCAAACATCCCCTTTGATATATGCATTCAGATAATCATACAATTTGGAGCTTCTAAAATCACAGAAGGAGACGGTTTTGTCTTTTAAGTTCGTTTTTACATAAAGTAGAATATTCGCCTTTTGGAAGCTGTCCTTAGTTTCATTAGGAATGACACATTCGATGATGAGGGGATGGGGACCATGGTTGATATAGGCTGTCATGAAGTATTTGTAATCTGGAAATTTCCATCGTAGATTTTGTATGTGTATATCTTTGGAGAAGAGTGTAATATCGCTG
It includes:
- a CDS encoding sexual stage antigen s48/45 domain containing protein (putative), which encodes MSRARAMSRARAVSGLLLYGALVVAFLASYGGVKRLLGWGSDAVGSNQYSYIADVWRGLGESNALVCLLLQIGCSKKGEANEVAKRKENKNARLIHKINMNKVRKLSDVETNKDLLPYVNLADGNYTVVNLFDYFVKGKRRDNGKNEIFVSQIMTLHRVVVICFKPTLNFSHIITQPSDALYKIIKEGEGEILTKKDYPVLFYAEEASWGMKNVMSTGIIEFFAPPFTRTVSDIVVRCANTEINETYTFEDVIKVRIRIPRSSEKIVGLSTDPKDREFFEKIVDENVDDYEFGSFKNRVLGFKLADAELDPENCFKVVYDGQKKISLEIEYQFSRCLILDRPDFKLRYFYINHEYFEDEIKFSCSFTYKGRKKNVTFGEDEVNPLTDTYFIEADKDEFQYFNGVPYKMCHFEYEEEKKESTQVCERTINEFSLFMYNCEMESTIGVKLEEPIKTVKYLNGTHPLSKFSDITLFSKDIHIQNLRWKFPDYKYFMTAYINHGPHPLIIECVIPNETKDSFQKANILLYVKTNLKDKTVSFCDFRSSKLYDYLNAYIKGDVCEINVTSNSSFGFRCPHGTVKKPSSCFTELYYHGYLYPLRELFAQNIVIYSYKDPSLSLAAFTSSLSRSYSFECFCVQESDKNKIEKRVIVNYINEDQLYDYNPIPKVTYQSVISHPMRTHLCDFMGNNSVLKPTRKNPVNYICEVFPKPMEYIALNCPTNLIDEQNEKILSDLLYQYGNPGIKEQIRAFGKKRNNYSKSFHLPKEAPSYVINRYMQTVKRIDEMIPGVLIKDTVRIKIARIKKTDAGVEDPTLPPDENDEMNQMYASHLGRPNNIHHGLFIFQLPPYIKRDAIIEFACINDKTKKMGNTGNNGIMSVHLRTEGREVHGCHFYKHKEESSILKKKIKVGSHQDCVIQSNGEIEYIGIICPIQNGLYLTPPGCFQTAYDSSDALVQLSSYDKDFKNFTNDKGVSYLKIPQSFVGYLNIFCYCNEEPPSSEETAAGLVAAPKKENKINIELNISNRGITNVQKIDRLYESDFLIGNEFVNRRPIPIMRKKHICDFTREDSSLAPQDELPAINSCFVELEENLSLVEVRCPRNVNPSGVTRFSTVRGMRSVGSVASAASAAGMAARSGSHSTLPAEELILSEEELSKYKQIKYVPEEFEDVVHMNSKMKLQDILPGTIILNRSKKFGEKGRFTFITPLIVKNDIIIKLSCDNSETVIGNKKGKKGVVVVKIPKRVTKKRFYGCDFSGNSNKTFYYSEVHSLTSDNKECHVNLKENIIVSLNCPNGKINPNNCFHNVYIKSTMDQENVENVENIFNDVKVINTNYLLKNSSAFLIISKMSNTKDLNFYCTCEDYDSKNVGTIFLNLPQNPTSTSKEKYDTEKKLVLDVPPYYTKDTYVCDFTDQHYNILDRSNVDMEKLLNKYLQNILLYKHDEFTHFSLNFKLRKEIMKKQYIEYVKKQIQHYRDNPPKVENYPDHTIIYKCNIDLSAFDKFAIKCPSKKKESLPSSEKGPSSFSKGLQLSAPRLVYSSSLGNDPSSLVKGLNNLLFGTIIVNKTNENNVSFFDKGELELIISPYADSSKNFSFSCENMAEDGVNRIIGHASIFVKKNNNKILGCDFIDPSDVRNQVHQLTSKTGERKTEGTSMYKNNSFEFEIELVEGKNIYCNIEAIENDVVGFSCPHNFLTAPENCFESVQIEGVDKELETHKLDKLLKGVRILKNKIYDVNYTPSYIILPKKIPKSMKIFCKCNSVKLIKTGIIQINIIGDDLNNWFKKEISHNIFAFEQASYFYDFSSGPLNISSENVLDIDAMPKGKRAKGSRQKLQGGVDTQGGAAKKTGEVEPNAGRTTVELLDLGDEEEEGEEEDAEEDGDDAESDDEVEEENVLNPMRTKQVHEITVAASEFSSVKVVCPLRNAQHFRQSKISPENFFEYVYVMEKDSNKDQRSEAEKEKMVIELVQGKLKDSTNKDVTEDGSKIKENEKDRDKNEMKVDYDDMGNKIIVALKTERPKATIEDAKNLDHPKDQEEKTKKDILTIKNINDVIEFVNHEIEEAKFFISCDNSLTLNESRRGKTGIVKIVVKPNYRWEDVPKNYVCEVQVEDDSIVGVACPSHTKLHPSDCFDSVIKDNEVHKKDSLIEAVNIFIYKQRNKPILSFIQVKHIFASHFSCKCYDSAKGDYKEVTVKINYEPYVLGTPRKGLGGAVIQYSDVDLRLPSVQH